In one Nicotiana sylvestris chromosome 8, ASM39365v2, whole genome shotgun sequence genomic region, the following are encoded:
- the LOC104211266 gene encoding photosynthetic NDH subunit of subcomplex B 3, chloroplastic codes for MAATNLSASITVRPPEFTQNRHIKPVVYLPTKRIPISICCATSSSSPEAASSSSTTTKPEIELEFVGPKPDENGNFPMDKAKAVSGEKLLRNIMSENNIELYAAYGKVMNCGGGGSCGTCIVEIIDGKDLLNERTNTELRYLKKKPESWRLACQTIVGNKENSGKVVVQRLPQWKK; via the exons ATGGCTGCAACGAACCTGTCCGCTTCTATAACAGTCCGGCCACCGGAGTTCACCCAAAACCGCCATATTAAACCCGTCGTTTATCTTCCTACTAAAAGAATACCCATTTCTATTTGTTGCGCTACCAGCAGCAGCTCACCGGAAGCTGCCTCCTCCTCATCAACTACCACAAAACCTGAAATTGAGCTTGAGTTCGTCGGG CCAAAACCAGATGAAAATGGGAATTTTCCAATGGATAAAGCAAAAGCAGTGAGTGGTGAAAAGCTCCTGAGGAACATTATGTCGGAGAATAATATCGAGTTGTATGCTGCTTAT GGAAAGGTGATGAATTGTGGAGGCGGTGGAAGCTGTGGTACTTGTATTGTGGAG ATCATAGATGGAAAGGATCTACTGAATGAGAGAACAAATACAGAACTCCGATACCTAAAGAAG AAACCCGAGTCATGGAGATTGGCTTGCCAAACTATAGTTGGAAATAAGGAAAACTCTGGAAAG GTAGTGGTGCAGAGGTTGCCTCAATGGAAGAAGTGA
- the LOC104211285 gene encoding protein MULTIPLE CHLOROPLAST DIVISION SITE 1 — MAASIWTLQLHTVSVPLRIPPKAVDFRTDDLFNYAFRRCTRKRTFKNIDVVASGDSFTNGDGKNAKNLSDQVMVVKSEKRSLPILLQDIVTKLQESVKSLPPPTLLVKKHSGVSLAIGLSTVVILLVIMVRSYVARRSRPKRPGSVADLVRRGQLRSDRRGISNPLKYDDPFNNPLVKISKNNSSVEMCGKVYRLAPVTLTKEQQAVHQKRRSRAYQWKRPTLFLKEGDSVPPDVDPDSIRWIPANHPFATTASEIDEDLAQTNVYQKHGVPFRIQAEHEALQRKLEALQSEQKLGKLVIDPGAAKDFERPFKTRLKSEEQAEQGPNNRQIGSKFSESESGRDSFVNKRSSEEMEKP; from the exons ATGGCAGCTTCAATTTGGACCCTACAACTTCATACAGTCTCAGTTCCG CTTCGGATTCCACCTAAGGCAGTTGACTTCAGAACCGATGATTTGTTCAATTATGCGTTCCGAAGGTGTACAAGGAAGAGGACTTTCAAAAATATTGACGTAGTTGCCTCGGGGGATTCGTTTACCAATGGTGACGGCAAGAATGCTAAGAATCTTTCAGACCAAGTTATGGTTGTCAAGTCCGAGAAACGAAGTTTGCCTATTCTACTACAAGACATTGTTACCAAATTACAAGAGAGCGTCAAATCTCTCCCTCCCCCTACTCTCCTG GTGAAGAAACATTCTGGTGTTAGTTTAGCAATTGGATTATCTACCGTGGTCATCTTGCTGGTTATTATGGTGAGGAGTTATGTTGCAAGAAGGTCACGACCCAAACGCCCTGGTTCTGTAGCTGATCTTGTCAGGCGTGGTCAGTTAAGATCTGATAGAAGAGGCAT ATCAAATCCTCTCAAATATGACGATCCATTCAATAATCCATTAGTGAAAATCAgcaaaaacaattcaagtgtagagATGTGTGGGAAAGTTTACCGTTTGGCACCAGTAACTCTTACCAAGGAGCAACAAGCTGTCCATCAGAAACGGAGGTCACGTGCATATCAGTGGAAGAGACCAACATTGTTTCTTAAAGAAGGTGATTCAGTGCCTCCTGATGTGGATCCTGATTCTATCAGGTGGATTCCTGCAAATCATCCTTTTGCAACTACTGCAAGTGAAATTGATGAGGATCTGGCACAAACTAATGTTTACCAGAAGCATGGTGTTCCATTCCGTATTCAGGCAGAACATGAAGCTCTGCAGAGAAAGCTTGAAGCACTTCAAAGT GAGCAAAAACTTGGTAAACTAGTCATAGATCCTGGTGCTGCAAAAGATTTTGAGAGGCCATTCAAAACGCGTCTAAAGTCAGAGGAGCAGGCTGAGCAAGGCCCAAATAACCGGCAAATTGGCTCCAAATTTTCTGAATCAGAGAGTGGTCGTGATTCCTTTGTCAACAAACGTAGTTCTGAAGAAATGGAGAAACCTTAG